A genomic stretch from Erwinia sp. E_sp_B01_1 includes:
- the rssB gene encoding two-component system response regulator RssB, with the protein MDKPLSGKKILIVEDEVVFRSLLDNYLGSLGAEITLAEDGLQALEKLNQSSHDLIICDLAMPRMNGLKLVEHLRSKGNVLPILVISATENMADIAHLLRLGVQDVLLKPLKDLARLREAVFECLYPSMFTSKVEEDEQLFQDWDALVRDPHAASKLLKQLQPPVQQVIANCRINYRQLTMAEQPGLVLDIAALSEKDLAFYCLDVTRAGDNGVLAALLLRALFNGLLQDQLSGQSQRLPELNSLLKQVNLLLRQANLQGQFPLLVGYYHQGLKNLILVSAGLNATLSVNSHQIQLSNGVPLGTLGNTHLNQISQRCEAWQCQVWGAGGRLRLMLSTE; encoded by the coding sequence ATGGACAAGCCATTAAGCGGAAAAAAGATTCTGATTGTTGAAGACGAAGTCGTTTTCCGCTCTCTTCTTGACAACTATCTCGGTTCTCTTGGCGCTGAGATTACGCTGGCTGAGGACGGCCTTCAGGCCCTCGAAAAACTGAACCAGTCTTCTCACGATTTGATAATCTGCGATCTGGCCATGCCGCGCATGAATGGACTCAAGCTTGTTGAACATCTGCGCAGCAAAGGCAACGTTCTGCCCATTCTGGTGATTTCTGCTACGGAGAATATGGCTGACATAGCCCATCTGCTGCGTCTCGGCGTGCAGGACGTACTGCTTAAACCGCTTAAAGATCTGGCCCGGTTGCGTGAGGCTGTTTTTGAATGCCTCTATCCTTCGATGTTTACGTCCAAAGTCGAAGAAGATGAGCAACTGTTTCAGGACTGGGATGCGCTGGTGCGGGATCCCCACGCCGCTTCAAAACTTCTCAAACAACTTCAACCACCCGTTCAGCAGGTAATCGCCAACTGCCGGATTAATTACCGGCAGCTTACGATGGCAGAACAACCAGGACTGGTGCTGGATATTGCAGCGCTATCTGAAAAAGATCTGGCCTTCTATTGCCTGGATGTTACCCGGGCTGGTGATAATGGTGTGCTGGCTGCGTTGTTGTTGAGAGCGTTATTTAACGGGCTGCTACAGGATCAATTATCCGGACAGTCTCAGCGACTGCCGGAATTAAACAGCCTGCTTAAACAGGTCAATCTGCTTTTACGTCAGGCTAATCTTCAGGGGCAATTCCCGTTACTGGTAGGGTATTATCACCAGGGCCTGAAGAACCTGATCCTCGTTTCTGCTGGCTTAAATGCCACGCTCAGCGTCAATTCCCATCAAATTCAGCTCAGTAACGGCGTTCCTCTTGGTACTTTAGGCAACACCCATTTGAACCAGATTAGTCAGCGGTGCGAGGCCTGGCAATGCCAGGTTTGGGGCGCCGGAGGCAGGCTGCGCCTGATGTTGTCTACTGAGTAA
- the oppB gene encoding oligopeptide ABC transporter permease OppB codes for MLKFIFRRFLEAIPTLLILITISFFMMRLAPGSPFTGERTLSPEVMANIEAKYHLNDPMWKQYTNYLVQLAHGDFGPSFKYKDYSVNYLVGHAFPVSAKLGLAAFLLAVVLGVFAGVIAALRQNTKWDFVVMGVAMTGVVIPSFVVAPLLVLIFAITLKWLPGGGWNGGEAKYMILPMVALSLAYIASIARITRGSMIEILHSNFIRTARAKGLPMHRIVLRHALKPAMLPVLSYLGPAFVGIITGSMVIETIYGLPGIGQLFVNGALNRDYSLVLSLTILVGVLTILFNAIVDVLYAVIDPKIRY; via the coding sequence ATGTTAAAATTTATTTTTCGTCGTTTTCTGGAAGCGATTCCGACGTTACTTATCCTGATTACTATCTCCTTCTTTATGATGCGTCTGGCACCGGGGAGTCCTTTTACCGGTGAACGCACGCTGTCGCCTGAAGTAATGGCCAATATTGAAGCCAAGTACCACCTGAACGATCCCATGTGGAAACAGTACACCAACTACCTGGTGCAGCTGGCGCATGGCGATTTCGGGCCATCGTTTAAATATAAAGATTATTCGGTCAACTATCTGGTCGGCCATGCTTTCCCGGTTTCTGCAAAACTGGGACTGGCGGCGTTTCTCCTTGCGGTTGTGCTGGGCGTGTTTGCCGGCGTCATTGCCGCTCTGAGGCAAAATACGAAATGGGACTTTGTGGTCATGGGGGTGGCGATGACCGGGGTGGTGATCCCCAGCTTCGTGGTAGCGCCTTTGCTGGTCCTGATCTTCGCCATTACTCTGAAATGGCTGCCCGGCGGCGGCTGGAACGGCGGGGAGGCGAAATACATGATCCTGCCTATGGTCGCGCTCTCTCTGGCTTATATTGCCAGCATTGCGCGTATTACCAGGGGCTCAATGATTGAGATCCTCCACTCCAATTTCATCCGCACCGCGCGCGCTAAGGGGCTGCCGATGCACCGCATCGTGCTGCGCCATGCGCTGAAACCGGCCATGCTGCCAGTGTTGTCCTACCTGGGCCCGGCTTTTGTGGGCATCATCACCGGATCTATGGTGATTGAAACCATTTACGGGTTGCCGGGCATTGGTCAGCTGTTTGTGAATGGCGCATTGAACCGCGACTACTCGCTGGTGCTGAGCCTGACGATCCTGGTGGGTGTGCTGACCATTTTGTTTAATGCGATTGTTGATGTGCTCTATGCCGTTATCGATCCGAAAATTCGTTATTAA
- the tdk gene encoding thymidine kinase: MAQLYFYYSAMNAGKSTALLQSSYNYQERGMRTIVYTAEIDNRFGSGKVSSRIGLSSPAKLYDNTTSLYDEINALHLMEPVHCVLVDESQFLTREQVKALSDVVDNLDIPVLCYGLRTDFRGELFTGSHYLLAWSDKLVELKTVCHCGRKAGMVLRLDQNGAPFKEGEQVVIGGNERYVSVCRKHYKAAIEQGCLQAIYGKQVN, translated from the coding sequence ATGGCTCAGCTGTATTTTTATTATTCCGCGATGAACGCCGGCAAGTCCACCGCGTTGTTGCAATCCTCATATAACTATCAGGAACGGGGAATGAGGACTATAGTCTACACTGCGGAGATCGATAACCGCTTCGGTTCGGGCAAGGTCAGTTCGAGAATAGGGCTTTCTTCTCCAGCAAAATTGTATGATAACACCACGTCACTTTATGACGAGATCAATGCTTTGCATTTGATGGAACCGGTTCACTGCGTGCTGGTGGATGAAAGTCAATTCCTGACAAGAGAGCAGGTAAAAGCCTTATCAGATGTAGTGGATAATCTCGATATACCTGTACTTTGTTATGGATTACGTACAGATTTCCGCGGCGAGTTATTTACCGGAAGCCACTACTTATTAGCCTGGTCAGATAAGCTTGTGGAATTAAAAACCGTTTGCCACTGCGGAAGAAAAGCCGGAATGGTATTAAGGCTGGATCAAAATGGCGCACCATTCAAAGAAGGCGAGCAGGTAGTGATTGGCGGTAATGAACGCTATGTTTCGGTATGCCGTAAACATTATAAAGCAGCAATTGAACAGGGTTGTTTACAGGCGATTTATGGCAAGCAGGTCAATTAA
- the oppA gene encoding oligopeptide ABC transporter substrate-binding protein OppA: MTNITKKSLIALGIMTALAGNVAMAAQVPAGVELAGKQELVKGNGDEVQSLDPHKIEGVPESNVSRDLLEGLVISDTQGHPIPGVAESWENKDGKVWTFHLRKNAKWSNGEPVTAQDFVYSWKRLADPKTASPYASYLQYGHLENIDEIISGKKNPDTLGVKAIDANTLEVTLSESVPYFFKLLIHPSMSPVYKPAIDKAGEKWTQPENWVGNGAFKLQTHVINERIVLVRNTEYWDNADTKLDKVTFLPISSEVSDVNRYFSNDGSDMTYNNMPIELFKKLQRDNPKELHVDPYLCTYYYEINNQKAPFTDPRVRAALKLGIDRDIMVNKVLAQGQLPAYSYTPPATDGADLIKPEWFSWSQDKRNAEAKKLLAEAGYTADKPLTFELLYNTSDLHKKLAIAAASIWKKNLGVNIKLNNQEWKTFLDTRHQGNFDVSRAAWCADYNEPTSFLNTMLSGSSNNTSHYKSADFDKVMADAAKASDEKGRSDLYAKAEQILDKDSVIVPVYYYVNARLVKTYVGGYTGKDALDNVYDKNLYIIKH, encoded by the coding sequence ATGACCAACATCACGAAGAAAAGCCTGATTGCTCTTGGCATCATGACTGCGCTGGCAGGAAATGTGGCCATGGCCGCTCAGGTGCCGGCAGGCGTTGAACTGGCAGGAAAGCAGGAACTGGTGAAAGGCAACGGAGATGAAGTCCAGTCTCTGGATCCCCATAAAATTGAAGGCGTACCGGAATCTAACGTCAGCCGCGATCTGCTGGAAGGGCTGGTAATCAGTGATACTCAGGGGCATCCAATTCCTGGCGTGGCAGAAAGCTGGGAAAACAAAGACGGTAAAGTCTGGACCTTCCATCTGCGCAAAAATGCCAAGTGGTCTAATGGTGAGCCTGTAACCGCACAGGATTTCGTCTATAGCTGGAAGCGTCTGGCCGATCCTAAAACGGCTTCTCCTTACGCCAGCTATCTGCAATATGGTCATCTTGAAAATATTGATGAGATCATCTCCGGCAAGAAAAACCCGGATACGCTGGGTGTAAAAGCGATCGATGCCAATACGCTGGAAGTGACCCTGAGTGAATCAGTGCCTTACTTCTTTAAATTGCTGATCCACCCGTCAATGTCCCCGGTGTATAAGCCAGCCATTGATAAAGCTGGTGAGAAATGGACGCAGCCAGAAAACTGGGTAGGTAACGGCGCATTTAAACTGCAAACCCACGTCATTAACGAACGTATTGTCCTGGTGCGTAACACCGAATACTGGGATAACGCGGACACCAAACTGGATAAGGTCACCTTCCTGCCGATTTCTTCCGAAGTCAGCGACGTTAACCGTTACTTCAGTAACGACGGTAGCGACATGACGTACAACAACATGCCGATCGAGCTGTTTAAGAAACTGCAGCGTGATAACCCAAAAGAGTTACATGTTGATCCTTATCTCTGTACTTACTATTACGAAATCAACAACCAGAAAGCGCCATTTACCGACCCGCGCGTCCGTGCAGCGCTGAAGCTGGGTATCGACCGTGACATCATGGTCAACAAAGTACTGGCTCAGGGACAACTGCCAGCCTACAGCTACACGCCTCCTGCCACAGACGGTGCCGATCTGATCAAACCAGAATGGTTCAGCTGGTCCCAGGACAAACGTAATGCTGAAGCGAAAAAACTGCTGGCCGAAGCCGGGTATACCGCTGACAAGCCGCTGACCTTTGAACTGCTGTACAACACTTCCGACCTGCATAAGAAGCTGGCTATTGCTGCAGCCTCTATCTGGAAGAAGAACCTGGGTGTGAACATCAAGCTGAACAACCAGGAGTGGAAAACCTTCCTGGATACCCGTCATCAGGGTAACTTCGACGTTTCCCGTGCCGCCTGGTGCGCGGATTACAACGAACCTACTTCTTTCCTGAACACCATGTTATCTGGCAGCAGTAACAACACCTCACATTACAAGTCTGCTGACTTCGATAAAGTGATGGCCGACGCGGCGAAAGCCAGTGACGAGAAAGGTCGCAGCGATTTGTACGCGAAAGCCGAGCAGATCCTCGACAAAGACTCCGTGATTGTTCCGGTCTATTATTATGTCAATGCCCGTCTGGTTAAAACCTACGTAGGTGGCTACACCGGCAAAGATGCGCTGGACAACGTGTACGACAAAAATCTGTATATTATCAAACACTAA
- a CDS encoding UDP-glucose/GDP-mannose dehydrogenase family protein, translating into MKVTVFGIGYVGLVQAAVLAEVGHDVLCIDVDANKVENLKKGIIPIFEPGLTPLVMKNYEAGSLKFSTNAEEGVNHGTMQFIAVGTPPDEDGSADLKYVTAVARTIAQHMNDHKVVIDKSTVPVGTADRVRAVMEEALKARGETIAFDVVSNPEFLKEGAAVNDCMRPERIVVGTDNDAVVELLRELYEPFNRNHDRMILMDIRSAELTKYAANCMLATKISFMNEISNLAERLGADVEKVRQGIGSDPRIGYSFIYPGCGYGGSCFPKDVQALIRTAEQIGYTPRLLQAVEDVNDSQKNKLPTFIKRHFGDNLQGKTFALWGLSFKPNTDDMREASSRVLMEALWEAGASVQAFDPEAMDEAQRIYGHRSDLKLMGTKEAALQGADGLVICTEWQNFRAPDFDVIKNALKEPVIFDGRNLYDPERISKRGFVYYAIGRGASINIA; encoded by the coding sequence ATGAAAGTCACCGTATTTGGTATCGGCTATGTGGGTCTGGTTCAGGCTGCGGTTTTGGCCGAAGTCGGACATGACGTTCTTTGTATCGATGTCGACGCGAATAAAGTCGAGAATCTGAAGAAAGGGATCATTCCAATTTTTGAACCGGGCCTGACGCCTCTGGTGATGAAAAACTATGAAGCTGGTAGCCTCAAGTTTTCCACCAACGCGGAAGAGGGTGTGAATCACGGCACGATGCAGTTTATCGCTGTGGGCACACCTCCGGATGAAGACGGCTCTGCGGATCTGAAATATGTTACCGCTGTAGCCCGCACTATCGCGCAGCACATGAACGATCATAAAGTGGTGATCGACAAGTCTACTGTTCCAGTAGGGACAGCAGATCGTGTTCGCGCAGTAATGGAAGAAGCCCTGAAAGCACGCGGTGAAACCATCGCCTTTGATGTGGTTTCTAACCCAGAATTCCTCAAGGAAGGTGCCGCTGTTAACGACTGTATGCGTCCTGAGCGTATTGTCGTGGGCACGGACAATGATGCCGTTGTTGAACTGCTGCGTGAGTTGTACGAGCCGTTTAACCGTAATCACGATCGCATGATTTTGATGGATATCCGCAGCGCGGAGCTGACCAAGTATGCAGCAAACTGCATGCTGGCCACCAAAATCAGCTTTATGAATGAAATCTCTAACCTGGCTGAACGCCTGGGTGCAGATGTTGAGAAAGTGCGTCAGGGTATCGGTTCTGACCCGCGTATCGGCTACTCATTCATCTATCCTGGCTGTGGCTACGGCGGTTCCTGCTTCCCTAAAGATGTGCAGGCACTGATCCGTACCGCAGAGCAAATTGGCTACACGCCTCGTTTGCTGCAGGCTGTTGAAGACGTCAATGATTCGCAGAAGAACAAGCTGCCAACCTTCATCAAGCGTCATTTCGGTGACAATCTGCAGGGCAAAACCTTTGCGCTGTGGGGGCTTTCCTTTAAGCCAAATACCGATGACATGCGTGAAGCATCAAGCCGTGTGCTGATGGAAGCGCTTTGGGAAGCGGGTGCATCCGTGCAGGCTTTCGATCCGGAAGCGATGGATGAAGCGCAGCGCATCTACGGTCACCGCAGCGATCTGAAGCTGATGGGTACCAAAGAAGCGGCTCTGCAGGGTGCTGATGGCCTGGTTATCTGTACCGAATGGCAAAACTTCCGCGCCCCGGATTTTGATGTCATTAAAAATGCTCTGAAAGAACCCGTGATTTTTGATGGTCGTAACCTGTATGATCCAGAAAGAATCAGCAAGCGCGGTTTTGTTTATTATGCAATCGGCCGCGGAGCTTCAATCAACATTGCATAA
- a CDS encoding ABC transporter substrate-binding protein: protein MAATMPANVVLAPQQTMVINNGGEVSSLDPQKIEGVPESNIILNLLEGLTTTDNNGHVVPGVAESWKSEQGKIWIFTLRADAKWSNGEPVTAADFVYSWQRLVDPRTASPYASYLQYAHIDNIDAILAGKKSPDLLGIKALDAHHLQVTLSEPVPYFIALTAHTSLKPVNRNAVEQWGEQWTQPGHYVSNGAYTLSDWVINEKIVVKRNPAYWNNRQTVIENATFLPITSESSDVNRYRSGEIDMTNSALPPELFPVLKKTLGKQVHISPLLCTFYYELNNKRPPFNDPRVRTAVKLTLDRNIITDKVMGQGQIPAGGFTPPFIEGADLSQPEWMRLTQQQRNEQARKLLAEAGYGSDKPLTFRLLYNTSDVNKKQAIAAASMWSKNLGAKVALDNQEWKTMLDTRHQGNYDVARATWCSDYNEPSTFLNAMLSNSSSNTAFYKSEKFDALMAKSLLVSDKERAAVYQQAEQQLDQDSAIVPVYYRVSARLVKPWVGGFTGKDPQDLTDLKYFYIIKH from the coding sequence ATGGCGGCCACAATGCCAGCTAACGTAGTCCTGGCACCTCAGCAAACTATGGTGATCAACAATGGTGGGGAAGTTTCTTCACTGGATCCGCAGAAAATTGAAGGTGTTCCGGAAAGCAATATTATTCTGAATTTGCTGGAGGGGCTGACCACTACGGACAATAACGGCCATGTTGTGCCTGGCGTGGCGGAGAGCTGGAAGAGCGAACAGGGTAAAATCTGGATATTCACCCTGCGTGCAGATGCAAAATGGAGTAATGGCGAGCCGGTTACCGCAGCCGATTTCGTTTACAGCTGGCAGCGACTGGTGGATCCACGAACTGCTTCGCCTTATGCGAGTTATCTGCAATATGCTCATATCGACAATATAGACGCCATTCTTGCAGGGAAAAAGTCCCCGGATTTGCTCGGCATCAAAGCGTTAGACGCCCATCACCTTCAGGTGACTCTGAGCGAGCCCGTTCCCTATTTCATCGCCCTGACGGCCCATACTTCACTGAAGCCCGTCAACCGTAACGCGGTGGAGCAATGGGGTGAGCAGTGGACCCAGCCTGGTCATTACGTTAGCAATGGCGCTTATACGCTCAGCGACTGGGTGATTAACGAAAAAATCGTGGTTAAACGTAACCCTGCATACTGGAATAACCGCCAGACAGTGATTGAAAACGCCACGTTTCTGCCCATTACCTCAGAGTCGAGTGATGTAAACCGCTACCGCAGCGGTGAAATTGATATGACCAACAGTGCTTTGCCACCGGAGCTTTTTCCTGTGCTGAAAAAAACGCTGGGGAAACAGGTACATATCAGTCCTTTGCTGTGTACGTTTTATTATGAACTCAATAACAAGCGTCCTCCGTTTAACGATCCCCGCGTTCGTACAGCGGTCAAGCTGACGCTGGACCGCAATATCATCACCGATAAAGTCATGGGCCAGGGGCAGATACCGGCGGGTGGATTTACTCCGCCGTTTATTGAGGGTGCCGACCTTTCTCAGCCTGAATGGATGCGTCTGACTCAGCAGCAACGCAACGAGCAGGCAAGAAAACTGCTGGCTGAAGCGGGATATGGCTCAGATAAGCCGCTGACTTTCAGGCTGCTGTATAACACTTCTGATGTGAATAAAAAGCAGGCAATTGCCGCGGCCTCGATGTGGAGTAAAAATCTTGGGGCTAAAGTCGCGCTGGATAATCAGGAGTGGAAAACCATGCTTGATACCCGTCATCAGGGTAATTATGACGTGGCGCGGGCGACCTGGTGTTCAGATTACAACGAACCGTCCACCTTCCTGAACGCCATGCTCAGCAACTCTTCCAGTAATACCGCTTTTTACAAAAGCGAAAAATTCGATGCGCTGATGGCAAAGTCACTTCTCGTTTCCGATAAAGAGCGCGCGGCTGTCTATCAACAGGCAGAACAGCAACTGGATCAGGATTCAGCCATTGTGCCGGTTTATTACCGTGTAAGCGCCCGTCTGGTAAAACCCTGGGTAGGGGGCTTTACAGGCAAAGATCCGCAGGATCTCACGGACCTCAAGTATTTCTACATCATTAAACATTGA
- the galU gene encoding UTP--glucose-1-phosphate uridylyltransferase GalU has protein sequence MSAYKSKVKKAVIPVAGLGTRMLPATKAIPKEMLPLVDKPLIQYVVNECIAAGITEIVLVTHSSKNAIENHFDTSFELESMLEKRVKRQLLEEIQSICPPHVTIMQVRQGLAKGLGHAVMCAYPVVGNEPFAVILPDVIIDEYESNLTKDNLADMMRRFDETGHSQIMVEPVADVTAYGVVDCQGAELNAGESAPMVGVVEKPKADKAPSNLAVVGRYVLSADIWPLLAKTPPGAGDEIQLTDSIAMLMDKETVEAYHLKGISHDCGNKLGYMQAFVEYGVRHDTLGSDFKEWLESTVGNKK, from the coding sequence ATGTCTGCCTATAAGTCCAAAGTAAAAAAAGCGGTAATCCCGGTAGCTGGTTTGGGAACGCGTATGTTGCCTGCAACCAAAGCCATTCCAAAAGAAATGCTGCCATTGGTTGATAAGCCGTTAATTCAGTATGTCGTTAATGAGTGCATCGCAGCAGGGATCACTGAGATTGTGTTAGTGACACACTCCTCTAAAAACGCCATTGAAAACCACTTTGATACCAGTTTTGAGCTGGAATCAATGCTGGAAAAACGCGTTAAGCGTCAGCTGCTGGAAGAGATTCAGTCTATCTGTCCTCCGCACGTGACCATCATGCAGGTCCGTCAGGGTCTGGCAAAAGGCCTGGGCCACGCTGTAATGTGTGCTTACCCGGTTGTAGGTAACGAGCCTTTCGCTGTTATCTTGCCTGACGTTATTATTGATGAATACGAATCTAACCTGACCAAAGACAACCTGGCCGATATGATGCGCCGCTTTGATGAGACCGGCCACAGCCAGATTATGGTTGAGCCAGTAGCTGACGTAACAGCTTACGGCGTGGTGGATTGTCAGGGTGCTGAACTTAACGCGGGCGAAAGTGCTCCTATGGTCGGTGTTGTAGAGAAGCCTAAAGCAGATAAAGCGCCATCCAATCTGGCAGTAGTAGGACGTTATGTTCTTTCTGCAGATATCTGGCCTCTGCTGGCTAAAACCCCTCCGGGCGCTGGTGATGAAATCCAGCTGACCGACTCCATCGCTATGCTGATGGACAAAGAAACAGTTGAAGCTTATCACCTGAAAGGTATCAGCCATGACTGTGGTAACAAGCTGGGCTACATGCAGGCTTTCGTCGAGTACGGCGTGCGTCACGATACGCTGGGCAGCGACTTTAAAGAGTGGCTTGAAAGCACCGTTGGTAATAAAAAGTAA
- a CDS encoding YchE family NAAT transporter: MNPALLDLSGYIKFFVGLFALVNPVGIIPVFISMTSYQVPAARNKTNMTANLSVAIILWTSLFLGDAILHIFGISIDSFRIAGGILVVTIAMSMISGKLGEDKQNKQEKSETAIRESIGVVPLALPLMAGPGAISSTIVWSTRYHSWLNLLGFSLAIALFAFCCWLLFRAAPLMVRLLGQTGINVITRIMGLLLMALGIEFVVTGLKALFPGLVN, encoded by the coding sequence GTGAATCCGGCACTTTTAGATCTATCCGGCTATATCAAATTCTTTGTCGGGCTTTTTGCCCTGGTCAATCCGGTAGGGATCATTCCGGTATTTATCAGCATGACCAGCTATCAGGTGCCGGCAGCCCGTAATAAAACCAATATGACAGCCAACCTGTCAGTCGCCATTATTTTATGGACTTCCCTGTTTCTTGGTGACGCGATTCTGCATATTTTTGGCATCTCAATTGATTCTTTCCGCATAGCTGGCGGCATACTGGTTGTGACTATCGCTATGTCGATGATCAGTGGCAAGCTGGGTGAAGACAAGCAGAACAAGCAGGAAAAATCAGAAACGGCTATTCGCGAAAGCATTGGTGTGGTGCCGCTGGCACTGCCTTTAATGGCAGGCCCTGGTGCTATCAGTTCCACCATCGTCTGGAGCACCCGTTATCACAGTTGGTTGAATCTGCTGGGATTCAGCCTGGCTATCGCGCTGTTCGCCTTCTGCTGCTGGCTACTGTTTCGCGCCGCTCCTCTGATGGTCAGATTACTGGGACAGACAGGGATTAACGTAATAACCCGTATCATGGGACTGCTTCTTATGGCCTTAGGCATTGAATTTGTCGTTACCGGTCTGAAGGCCCTTTTTCCGGGGCTGGTGAACTAA
- a CDS encoding NAD-dependent epimerase, producing MKYLVTGAAGFIGFHVAERLLAAGHQVVGIDNLNDYYDVNLKLARLELLKPHEQFSFIQIDLADREGIAQLFRDEAFERVIHLGAQAGVRYSLDNPLAYADANLIGHLNILEGCRHNHIGHLLYASSSSVYGLNRKMPFSTDDSVDHPVSLYAATKKANELMSHTYSHLYGIPTTGLRFFTVYGPWGRPDMALFKFTRAMVAGEKIDVYNNGQMRRDFTYIDDIAEAIVRLQDVIPQPDENWTVEQGSPATSSAPYRVYNIGNSNPVTLMAYIEALEKALGIKADKNMLPMQPGDVLETSADTTALYEATGFKPQTGVEEGIAQFVTWYRSYYKV from the coding sequence ATGAAATATCTGGTTACCGGCGCAGCAGGATTTATAGGTTTTCACGTAGCGGAACGCCTGCTGGCAGCCGGTCACCAGGTTGTCGGGATCGACAACCTGAATGATTATTACGATGTTAACCTCAAACTTGCCCGTCTTGAATTACTCAAGCCCCACGAGCAGTTTTCTTTTATCCAAATCGATCTGGCTGACAGAGAAGGGATCGCCCAACTCTTTCGCGACGAAGCGTTTGAGCGGGTCATCCACCTGGGCGCTCAGGCCGGCGTGCGTTATTCACTGGATAACCCCCTGGCTTACGCAGATGCGAATCTCATTGGCCATCTGAATATTCTTGAAGGGTGCCGCCATAACCATATAGGCCACCTGCTTTACGCCTCATCCAGCTCCGTTTATGGCCTGAATCGTAAGATGCCATTCTCTACAGATGATTCTGTTGACCATCCTGTGTCGTTGTACGCAGCGACCAAGAAAGCCAACGAGCTGATGTCTCACACCTATTCTCACCTGTACGGCATTCCCACCACTGGTCTGCGGTTCTTTACCGTCTATGGTCCCTGGGGGCGTCCGGATATGGCTTTATTTAAATTCACCCGGGCGATGGTTGCGGGTGAAAAGATTGATGTCTATAACAACGGACAAATGCGTCGTGATTTCACTTATATCGACGATATTGCTGAAGCCATTGTACGTTTGCAGGATGTTATTCCTCAGCCGGATGAAAACTGGACCGTTGAGCAGGGCAGCCCTGCGACCAGTTCCGCTCCTTACCGCGTCTATAATATAGGCAACAGTAATCCCGTCACGCTGATGGCTTATATCGAAGCGCTGGAAAAGGCGCTGGGGATCAAAGCTGATAAGAATATGCTGCCAATGCAGCCCGGTGACGTGCTGGAGACCAGTGCCGATACCACCGCCTTGTATGAGGCGACGGGCTTTAAACCTCAGACCGGGGTTGAAGAGGGTATTGCACAGTTTGTCACATGGTATCGTTCTTATTATAAGGTGTAG
- the hns gene encoding histone-like nucleoid-structuring protein H-NS — MSEALKILNNIRTLRAQARECTLETLEEMLEKLEVVVNERRDEESHAQAEVQERTRKLQQYREMLIADGIDPNELLSTLTATKAPGKAKRAARPAKYKYTDENGEARTWTGQGRTPAVIKKAIDEGKQLDDFLL, encoded by the coding sequence ATGAGCGAAGCACTTAAAATTTTGAACAACATTCGTACCCTGCGTGCTCAAGCCAGAGAATGTACTCTGGAAACGCTGGAAGAAATGCTGGAAAAACTGGAAGTTGTTGTTAATGAGCGTCGTGATGAAGAGAGCCATGCTCAGGCTGAAGTTCAGGAACGCACCCGTAAATTACAGCAATACCGTGAGATGCTGATTGCCGATGGCATTGATCCTAACGAACTACTTTCAACGCTGACCGCCACCAAAGCGCCAGGCAAAGCCAAACGTGCTGCCCGCCCTGCTAAATACAAATATACTGATGAAAATGGCGAAGCCAGAACCTGGACCGGCCAGGGCCGTACGCCAGCAGTCATTAAAAAAGCCATTGATGAAGGTAAACAGCTGGACGATTTCCTGCTGTAA